The following are from one region of the Abiotrophia defectiva ATCC 49176 genome:
- a CDS encoding DUF2207 domain-containing protein: protein MKRRSFFWLALMALVLALAGPISQIRAAEVSYKITNQDVTAEITAEGNVKFTQKWVFDASFMNGALLKVDTGGFELGAYKIGVENGNKLEEFTEDKLDSKQPKTFHIQSNRNIRTFKAYYPVSNKKVTFVAEYTLNHIVTNYADTAEFNRKLIGEGVDFKTDVTAKVILPPGQITDKDSFKAWAHGGTGSGTVELGQENGRSVVILKSNGTPANRFVEVHTIFPTSLTPHNTNVVNQNMKTEIESKEAAQAEADRKAYESQKYTTSAVQWGAMILMSLLPFHLWRKYFKLRRQLNPNPVQLPIHNYNLPSHTAPAVVTSAVFRSSGEPNPDDFSATVADLARKGYLELEEERRENRGIFSNSSMTARVTKLTDEVADYPLQGHERAVLTFLFPDDETSVTLEDLEKRMKKNRHFAKKRLAAYENFQSRASIAGSQLVESARDKNNSLRFQAIGAIILNVILGGAALFAGYMATNHPFLQQVGWIALGLALLEIVLNVIFMITVSVRPLRTAEEDQLYQEWHGFAKMLEDVGQMNMRDIASLALWEEYLVYAIAFGIADKVLDALKVQFTQAELVEGMTYYPMYYNTGLYSHVLSQSISSNVSSASAYSQDHSYSGSNSGGFGGGFSGGSSGGSGGGGGASGF from the coding sequence ATGAAGCGACGCTCATTCTTTTGGTTAGCATTAATGGCCCTAGTGCTCGCGCTTGCGGGACCTATTAGTCAGATACGTGCTGCCGAAGTATCTTATAAGATTACCAATCAAGATGTCACTGCCGAGATTACGGCTGAAGGGAATGTTAAATTTACCCAGAAATGGGTCTTTGACGCCAGTTTCATGAATGGTGCCCTCCTCAAGGTGGATACAGGTGGCTTTGAATTAGGTGCCTACAAAATCGGTGTCGAAAATGGCAACAAGCTAGAGGAGTTCACTGAGGATAAGTTGGACTCCAAGCAGCCTAAGACCTTCCACATCCAATCCAACCGTAACATCAGAACTTTCAAGGCTTACTACCCTGTTAGCAATAAGAAGGTAACCTTTGTGGCCGAGTATACCCTCAATCACATCGTGACCAACTATGCCGATACAGCGGAATTCAACCGTAAGCTAATTGGGGAAGGTGTTGACTTCAAAACCGACGTTACTGCCAAGGTCATTCTGCCACCAGGCCAAATTACCGATAAGGATAGTTTCAAAGCCTGGGCCCACGGTGGGACCGGAAGCGGGACAGTAGAACTGGGCCAAGAAAATGGGCGCTCTGTCGTGATTCTTAAGTCTAATGGAACACCAGCCAATCGCTTTGTCGAAGTGCATACCATTTTCCCAACGTCCTTGACGCCACATAACACCAATGTCGTCAATCAGAATATGAAGACAGAAATTGAATCTAAGGAAGCTGCCCAAGCTGAGGCAGACCGCAAGGCCTATGAAAGCCAGAAGTATACCACTAGCGCGGTCCAGTGGGGCGCTATGATTCTCATGTCCTTGCTTCCCTTTCACCTCTGGCGTAAATACTTTAAGTTACGTCGCCAGTTGAATCCTAATCCGGTTCAATTGCCAATTCACAACTACAACTTGCCCTCACATACGGCGCCAGCAGTGGTCACTTCCGCTGTTTTCCGGTCTAGTGGGGAACCTAATCCCGATGACTTCTCAGCAACAGTTGCTGACTTAGCCCGTAAGGGGTATTTGGAGCTAGAGGAAGAACGTCGCGAAAATCGCGGCATCTTCAGCAATAGTTCCATGACCGCGCGTGTCACCAAGCTGACAGACGAGGTAGCCGACTATCCGCTTCAAGGTCACGAACGGGCAGTCTTGACCTTCCTCTTCCCAGATGATGAAACCAGTGTCACCTTAGAAGACTTGGAAAAACGCATGAAGAAGAACCGGCATTTTGCCAAGAAGCGCTTGGCAGCCTACGAAAACTTCCAAAGCCGTGCTAGCATCGCCGGATCACAATTAGTGGAATCGGCTCGAGACAAGAATAATAGCCTACGTTTCCAAGCTATTGGGGCCATTATCCTTAATGTCATCTTAGGTGGGGCAGCCCTCTTTGCAGGCTATATGGCCACCAATCATCCCTTCCTACAACAAGTAGGTTGGATTGCACTGGGCCTAGCCCTCTTGGAAATCGTCCTGAATGTGATCTTTATGATTACCGTGTCAGTCCGACCACTCCGGACGGCAGAGGAAGACCAACTCTATCAAGAGTGGCATGGCTTTGCCAAGATGCTAGAAGATGTGGGGCAAATGAATATGCGAGACATTGCTTCCCTAGCTCTTTGGGAAGAATATCTAGTTTATGCCATTGCCTTTGGGATAGCGGATAAGGTCTTGGATGCCCTCAAGGTTCAATTCACACAAGCAGAATTGGTAGAAGGTATGACCTACTATCCAATGTACTATAATACAGGCCTCTACAGTCATGTGCTCAGCCAATCCATCTCATCTAACGTGAGCTCGGCTTCCGCTTATAGCCAAGACCACTCATACTCCGGTAGTAACTCCGGTGGTTTCGGTGGTGGCTTCAGTGGTGGCTCCTCCGGTGGTTCCGGTGGTGGTGGCGGCGCAAGTGGCTTCTAA
- the yycI gene encoding two-component system regulatory protein YycI, whose protein sequence is MDFKRTQILLLIFFIFFDAYLAFTLITKQQVRQTNSGQVANVSIETQLKNRNIKINQTLSNESYQLPVVKTETSQVLDKERGTLQGQTARYNNGVLQSTFDQPLDLGLGLDRDSKTLTQEQVEDIRRNFLDRPEYFVRGAEYTVWSFSPESRTLTFYMVAYDGYPVLDGSSELRLSFNADFQLREYTQTYQSDFKVLDQPIALISVKDALKLLETRVDTYIPDGSTIQQISLGYYRTVNLQDFDVYTPVWEITYSQDEASTRTVLVDAVEHQVVTKPNTNVTSP, encoded by the coding sequence ATGGATTTTAAACGAACCCAGATTTTACTCTTAATCTTCTTCATCTTCTTCGATGCCTATCTGGCCTTTACCCTGATTACCAAGCAGCAGGTCAGACAAACAAATAGTGGGCAGGTCGCCAATGTCAGCATTGAGACCCAGCTCAAAAACCGTAACATTAAAATCAACCAGACCCTATCAAATGAAAGCTATCAGCTGCCCGTTGTTAAGACGGAAACTAGCCAAGTCCTCGACAAGGAGCGTGGCACCCTTCAAGGTCAGACCGCCCGTTATAATAATGGCGTCTTACAATCGACCTTTGATCAGCCACTGGATTTGGGTCTCGGACTTGATCGCGATAGCAAGACCTTGACCCAGGAGCAGGTAGAAGACATTCGCCGTAATTTCTTGGATCGGCCTGAATACTTTGTTCGGGGGGCAGAATATACGGTTTGGTCCTTCAGTCCAGAATCTCGTACCCTAACCTTCTACATGGTGGCTTATGATGGCTACCCTGTCTTGGACGGGAGTTCTGAGTTGCGACTGAGTTTCAATGCGGATTTCCAATTGCGGGAATACACCCAGACCTATCAGAGTGATTTTAAGGTCTTGGACCAACCCATTGCACTGATTAGTGTCAAGGATGCCCTCAAACTTCTGGAGACCCGGGTCGATACCTATATTCCGGATGGCTCGACTATCCAACAAATTAGCCTAGGTTACTATCGTACGGTTAATTTGCAGGACTTCGATGTCTATACGCCTGTTTGGGAGATTACCTATAGTCAAGATGAAGCAAGTACACGTACCGTCCTGGTCGACGCGGTGGAACACCAAGTAGTGACCAAGCCTAATACCAACGTCACAAGCCCATAA
- the yycH gene encoding two-component system activity regulator YycH, producing the protein MIRRLFIPITLILAVLTSGVLSWLLLTNPDFLYGANSQTPQQTVRNEQVDSLNRQVAGMKLTDVLAPVALDAYEAGGYWEASASHLDQVTAALAQTPSELGGDFDVVESSTTFANMSTSPRLILRFADRLPVSLWGQWFKSKDGPPLDFEADQIWLLKEEPQALYLVNQVDETYVRVPLNGWDFASLYQSLIQDLSTWTAMSQVPLAKGKALIRTEAFSLPSQVYTLKKESEANLIGLFFGSDNYSITDSGESGEKKYKTLDLELDVNSDSHVYTARSEAVQNRSSVHRDQIIMDSFAEMKKYGVWTQGLRLTTNNSTNTLYYQRYLDGYPLMSDASPYYLGLQFNLSPKVTRFSGSFLSLRSHIDDKSKATDLDAASSLVSQLHEQGMVTTDLDQIFVAYEWQANMENFQLVTFIPKYYVEYKGRYISLERLNRGELRHGQESASSDEGTSPQGVNTLDEGGQE; encoded by the coding sequence ATGATTCGCCGTCTCTTTATTCCTATTACCTTAATTCTGGCTGTCCTAACCAGCGGGGTCCTTTCTTGGTTGCTTCTAACCAACCCTGATTTTCTCTATGGTGCTAATTCGCAAACGCCACAACAAACCGTTCGTAATGAGCAAGTGGATAGTCTCAATCGGCAAGTAGCCGGCATGAAGTTAACCGATGTGCTAGCTCCCGTAGCCCTAGATGCCTATGAAGCAGGCGGTTACTGGGAGGCTAGTGCCAGTCATCTGGACCAGGTGACGGCAGCCTTAGCTCAGACACCGAGTGAACTAGGGGGCGACTTTGATGTGGTAGAGTCCTCAACGACTTTTGCTAACATGTCGACCAGTCCTCGTTTGATTCTGCGTTTTGCTGACCGTTTGCCAGTCTCCTTGTGGGGACAATGGTTCAAGTCTAAGGACGGCCCGCCACTCGATTTTGAAGCTGACCAAATCTGGCTCTTGAAAGAGGAGCCCCAAGCTCTCTACTTAGTCAATCAGGTCGATGAGACCTATGTGCGGGTGCCCCTCAATGGCTGGGACTTTGCTAGCCTCTATCAGAGCCTGATTCAAGACTTGAGTACTTGGACCGCCATGTCCCAAGTGCCTTTGGCCAAGGGCAAGGCATTGATTCGGACGGAAGCCTTTAGTCTGCCAAGTCAGGTCTATACCCTTAAGAAAGAATCGGAAGCCAATCTGATTGGTCTCTTCTTCGGTTCGGACAACTACTCCATTACCGATAGCGGTGAGAGTGGGGAGAAAAAATACAAGACCTTGGACTTGGAACTCGATGTCAACTCCGATAGTCACGTCTACACTGCGCGGAGCGAAGCCGTTCAGAACCGCAGTTCGGTCCATCGCGACCAGATTATCATGGATTCATTTGCCGAAATGAAGAAATACGGAGTCTGGACCCAAGGCCTGCGTTTGACCACCAATAATAGTACTAACACGCTCTATTACCAGCGCTATCTAGACGGCTATCCGCTCATGTCGGATGCCTCGCCTTATTACTTAGGCCTACAATTTAATTTGTCGCCCAAGGTGACACGCTTTTCCGGCTCCTTCCTGAGCCTGCGTTCGCATATTGACGACAAGAGTAAAGCAACCGACCTAGATGCAGCAAGTAGCTTGGTTTCCCAACTGCATGAACAAGGTATGGTGACGACTGATTTAGACCAGATTTTTGTGGCCTATGAATGGCAGGCCAATATGGAGAACTTCCAGCTGGTGACCTTTATTCCTAAGTACTATGTCGAATACAAGGGGCGCTATATCTCCTTGGAACGCCTTAATCGCGGTGAGTTACGACATGGCCAGGAATCTGCTAGTTCGGATGAGGGGACCAGCCCACAAGGTGTAAATACCCTAGATGAAGGGGGCCAAGAATAA